The following proteins are encoded in a genomic region of Maribacter hydrothermalis:
- a CDS encoding NAD(P)/FAD-dependent oxidoreductase has translation MIKTDILIIGAGPTGLFAVFEAGLLKLKCHLIDALPQAGGQCSEIYPKKPIYDIPGFPEVLAGELVDNLMEQIKPFQPGFTLGERAETIKKLDDGSFLVTTNKGTEHNAPIVAIAGGLGSFEPRKPLLENISKFEDNGVAYMIKDPEVYRNKKVVIAGGGDSALDWSIFLANIASQVTLVHRRNEFRGALDSVEKVQELKNQGKINLITPAEIISLNGDDTLESVLVRKISNANEEILLEVDDFIPLFGLSPKLGPIGDWGLEIEKNAIKVNTFDYQTNIPGIFAIGDVNTYPGKLKLILCGFHEATLMCQSAFQIIFPDKKYVMKYTTVGGVSGFDGSTKEAPKAVVKAIE, from the coding sequence ATGATTAAAACCGATATATTAATAATTGGCGCGGGACCTACAGGTCTTTTTGCCGTTTTTGAAGCAGGACTCTTAAAATTAAAATGCCATTTAATCGATGCGCTTCCTCAAGCAGGTGGGCAATGTTCAGAAATTTACCCTAAAAAGCCCATTTATGATATTCCTGGTTTTCCAGAGGTATTAGCAGGTGAATTAGTAGATAATCTTATGGAGCAGATCAAGCCATTTCAACCAGGTTTTACTTTGGGTGAGCGTGCTGAAACAATCAAAAAATTAGATGATGGTTCATTTTTGGTTACTACAAATAAAGGAACCGAGCATAACGCACCCATTGTAGCTATTGCTGGCGGACTGGGCAGTTTTGAACCGAGAAAACCATTATTGGAGAATATATCAAAATTTGAAGATAACGGGGTCGCTTACATGATTAAGGATCCTGAAGTATATCGAAATAAAAAAGTAGTCATTGCGGGTGGTGGAGATTCTGCATTGGACTGGAGTATTTTCTTGGCTAATATAGCATCACAAGTAACCTTGGTTCATAGAAGAAATGAGTTTAGGGGAGCCTTGGATTCTGTTGAAAAGGTTCAAGAGTTAAAGAATCAAGGTAAAATTAATTTAATTACTCCAGCAGAAATTATATCGCTTAATGGCGACGACACATTAGAATCTGTTTTAGTAAGAAAAATTTCTAATGCAAATGAAGAAATTCTTTTAGAGGTAGATGATTTTATCCCTTTATTTGGGCTTTCTCCAAAACTTGGTCCTATAGGCGACTGGGGATTAGAGATTGAAAAAAATGCCATCAAAGTAAATACATTCGATTATCAAACCAATATTCCAGGAATATTTGCCATAGGAGATGTGAATACTTATCCTGGTAAACTAAAATTAATTCTATGTGGTTTTCATGAAGCTACTTTAATGTGTCAAAGCGCTTTTCAAATTATTTTTCCAGATAAAAAATATGTGATGAAATATACCACCGTGGGTGGTGTTAGTGGTTTTGACGGAAGTACAAAAGAGGCGCCTAAAGCGGTCGTTAAGGCGATAGAATAA
- a CDS encoding amidase, which yields MYQPTKRLPLLLFFSLFTTLIITSCSSSKNEFSKKDVKRSQKLIGLNFDKKYIDTLYPYLKRNKEGFDSLRKYTLDNDVIPAVRFDPLPLNFSPKSQAGFPLWEIPTDVALPSKKAELAFYSIPKLASLIKNKKISSLELTEFFIERLKKYNPILQCTITITEEMAIEQAKKMDAELAAGNYRGILHGIPYGVKDLMAVEGYKTTWGAEPYRNQQIEITATVVQKLQDAGGVLVAKLVSGSLARGDVWFDGKTKNPWDTEQGATGSSAGSGSATSAGLVPFALGTETLGSITSPSNRNGITGLRPTYGRVSRHGVMSLSWSMDKVGPMARSAEDCAIVYSIITGKDPKDGMTTDYPDGFEPSKDYKSLRIGYLKKDIDKDTSLSKDNLEKALKTFKEMGLTLNEVELPEDVPYSSFDVILRAEAGAFFDDMVRAEEVDKMVEQDQRSRANSLRQARFIPAVEYLQANRHRQVLIEKMQTIMKDYDVLISPTFGNRQLIITNLTGHPVIAIPTGLDKEKHPTSITLVGNIYDEASILLLAKAFQDQTEFDEMHPEGYTD from the coding sequence ATGTACCAACCTACAAAAAGACTACCCCTACTTTTATTTTTCAGTCTCTTTACTACTTTAATAATTACATCTTGCTCCAGTTCTAAAAATGAATTTTCCAAAAAGGACGTAAAGCGATCTCAAAAATTAATAGGATTAAATTTTGATAAAAAATATATCGACACCTTATACCCTTATCTAAAACGTAATAAAGAAGGTTTCGATTCTTTGCGAAAGTATACCTTAGATAATGATGTGATACCCGCGGTTAGGTTTGACCCGTTGCCCTTAAACTTCTCTCCAAAATCCCAGGCAGGGTTCCCATTATGGGAAATTCCGACTGATGTAGCATTACCTAGCAAGAAAGCTGAGCTTGCCTTTTACTCCATACCTAAACTGGCATCTCTCATAAAAAATAAGAAAATTAGCTCGTTAGAATTAACCGAGTTCTTTATTGAACGATTAAAAAAATACAATCCCATTTTACAATGTACCATTACCATTACCGAAGAAATGGCTATAGAGCAAGCTAAAAAAATGGATGCTGAACTTGCTGCGGGCAACTACCGCGGAATTTTACATGGCATTCCATACGGAGTAAAAGATTTAATGGCAGTTGAAGGCTATAAAACTACATGGGGCGCCGAACCTTACAGAAATCAACAAATTGAAATAACCGCTACTGTCGTTCAAAAATTGCAGGATGCTGGTGGAGTTCTAGTTGCTAAATTGGTTTCTGGTTCTTTGGCTCGTGGTGATGTTTGGTTCGATGGAAAAACAAAAAATCCTTGGGATACGGAACAAGGTGCTACAGGTTCTTCAGCTGGTTCCGGTTCTGCAACCTCGGCAGGATTAGTACCTTTTGCCCTAGGGACAGAAACACTAGGCTCTATAACATCACCAAGTAACAGAAACGGCATTACAGGATTACGCCCAACGTACGGTAGAGTGAGCAGACACGGAGTAATGAGCCTAAGTTGGTCTATGGATAAAGTAGGACCTATGGCTAGAAGTGCCGAAGATTGTGCAATTGTCTATAGCATAATTACCGGTAAAGACCCAAAAGACGGCATGACTACCGACTACCCTGACGGATTTGAACCTTCTAAAGATTATAAATCGCTACGTATTGGATACCTGAAAAAGGATATTGACAAAGACACTTCGCTCAGTAAGGACAATCTTGAAAAAGCTTTAAAAACATTTAAAGAAATGGGTCTTACTTTGAACGAAGTTGAATTACCTGAAGATGTTCCCTACAGTAGTTTTGATGTAATTTTAAGAGCAGAAGCGGGTGCTTTCTTTGACGATATGGTCCGTGCAGAAGAAGTGGATAAAATGGTGGAGCAAGACCAACGTTCACGGGCAAATTCTTTACGCCAAGCACGTTTTATACCTGCAGTAGAATATCTCCAGGCCAACAGACACCGACAAGTACTTATTGAAAAAATGCAGACTATCATGAAAGATTACGATGTTCTCATCTCACCCACTTTCGGTAACAGGCAATTAATAATAACAAACCTTACTGGTCACCCAGTTATTGCCATACCAACAGGGTTAGATAAAGAAAAACACCCTACAAGTATTACCCTAGTTGGAAATATTTATGACGAAGCAAGTATTCTTTTATTGGCTAAAGCTTTTCAGGATCAAACCGAGTTTGATGAAATGCATCCTGAGGGGTATACGGATTAG
- a CDS encoding NifU family protein, with amino-acid sequence MTTEELTLNVEKALEEIRPFLQSDGGDISLISIEDESVTVRLEGACVGCSVNQMTLKSGVEMTIKKYAPQIQNVINIAG; translated from the coding sequence ATGACTACGGAAGAACTAACATTGAATGTTGAAAAAGCATTAGAGGAAATTAGACCTTTTTTACAGAGTGATGGGGGTGATATCAGCTTAATTTCTATTGAAGACGAGTCGGTAACGGTTCGTTTAGAAGGTGCCTGTGTAGGTTGTAGTGTCAATCAAATGACTTTAAAAAGTGGCGTTGAAATGACGATAAAAAAATACGCTCCACAAATTCAAAATGTAATTAATATAGCAGGTTAA
- a CDS encoding ABC transporter permease: MLRNYLKIAFRNIVKNKMFSLINILGLSIGLSAAFVIGAMVFYDLTFDKFHPDGDRIYRVTTSFKSPEGDFYNAGVTVPLAQALKDLNMQELETVAPFFTTYPLHVENQETGVRFKNPEFVIYTESSYFKTFKYDWLAGDLNSALEEPNNVVLSENRARKYFPNHELDQIIGKSVVYNDTIPTTISGIVAGFDERTDIVFEEFISLKTAANQDMTNAVNEASWNNTNSASQLFIKLEQKTNSTKVQETLTQIAKEHDDEEMIAIGRSNTYSMQPLSDIHLNPDYGTFDFDDSRTTLSALKSLLLLASILLILGCINFINLNTAQAIKRAKEIGIRKTLGSSRSQLIIQYLGETFLLTLAAATLSFFLSKWLLLFFADFIPSGLTFELFWNPWVLLGILMLLLVVTILSGFYPALVMSKYRPVAVLKQQVSPSSDKGTLRKYLTVFQFVIAQVFIIATLMVGKQLNYIMKKDMGFKTEAITYLRTPWRDTSAVKRARFVSKMQELPGVSDVVLAGNPPASFSTMFMNALFVDGDKEVNSDLQLMYGNAHYFDLYNLKLVAGRMPLNDSIQEYVVNKSYLKVLGINNPADVVGKHIKSNNEKLPIVGVMEDFNQHSLKYGVSPMAFTGGSYTGKWTQFRTIHFKMNSTDTSSWPNTISSVEKIWKELYPESDFEYSFMDDTVKKFYESEQKTAILLQWATGLAILISCLGLLGLVIHTTERRTKEIGIRKILGANVFQLNFLLSKDFLKLVLIAFVIAAPIAWYGLETWLQEFANKTEINWWIFILSGVSMVIISLLIMTIKTINSANSNPIKSLRTE; encoded by the coding sequence ATGTTGCGTAATTATTTAAAAATTGCTTTTAGAAATATAGTAAAGAATAAAATGTTTTCATTAATAAACATTTTAGGATTGTCTATAGGGCTTAGCGCAGCTTTTGTGATAGGTGCAATGGTTTTTTATGACCTTACTTTTGATAAGTTTCATCCCGATGGCGATAGAATTTACAGGGTTACTACTTCTTTTAAAAGTCCTGAAGGGGATTTTTATAATGCTGGGGTAACAGTTCCTTTGGCACAAGCCCTCAAAGATTTAAACATGCAAGAATTGGAAACAGTAGCTCCTTTTTTTACAACGTACCCTTTGCATGTAGAAAATCAAGAAACAGGTGTTCGGTTTAAAAATCCAGAATTCGTAATCTATACAGAATCATCGTATTTCAAAACATTTAAATATGATTGGCTAGCGGGCGATTTAAATAGTGCTTTAGAAGAACCGAACAATGTAGTATTATCAGAAAATAGAGCAAGAAAGTACTTTCCTAACCACGAGTTAGACCAAATTATAGGTAAATCGGTGGTATATAACGATACCATACCAACAACTATTTCAGGTATCGTTGCTGGTTTTGATGAACGTACGGATATTGTTTTCGAAGAGTTTATTTCACTAAAAACAGCTGCTAATCAAGATATGACAAATGCTGTGAATGAAGCAAGTTGGAACAATACCAACTCCGCGTCTCAATTATTCATTAAACTAGAGCAAAAAACAAATTCAACAAAAGTTCAGGAGACACTCACGCAAATTGCAAAAGAGCATGATGATGAAGAAATGATTGCCATTGGGAGAAGCAACACATATAGCATGCAACCGTTATCTGATATTCATTTAAATCCAGATTACGGCACATTCGATTTTGATGATAGCCGCACAACCTTATCCGCCTTAAAAAGTTTGCTATTATTGGCTTCTATTTTATTGATATTGGGCTGTATCAATTTCATAAATTTAAATACTGCACAGGCTATTAAACGAGCTAAGGAAATTGGAATTAGAAAGACTTTGGGGAGTTCAAGGTCACAATTAATTATTCAATATTTAGGGGAAACATTTTTATTGACCTTGGCCGCGGCAACGCTTTCTTTTTTTCTCTCTAAATGGTTACTCCTTTTTTTTGCTGATTTTATTCCATCAGGACTCACTTTTGAGCTTTTTTGGAATCCTTGGGTTTTGTTGGGTATATTAATGCTTCTTTTAGTAGTAACCATTTTATCAGGATTTTATCCCGCTTTGGTAATGTCTAAATATAGACCTGTAGCAGTATTAAAGCAACAAGTTTCCCCTAGTTCAGATAAAGGTACATTAAGAAAATATTTAACGGTATTCCAATTCGTAATTGCCCAGGTATTTATTATTGCTACGCTAATGGTAGGGAAGCAGTTGAATTATATTATGAAAAAAGACATGGGCTTTAAGACAGAAGCCATTACGTATTTACGAACTCCTTGGCGAGATACGTCGGCTGTAAAGCGAGCAAGATTTGTGAGTAAAATGCAAGAATTACCGGGTGTTTCCGATGTTGTTTTAGCTGGAAATCCGCCTGCATCATTTTCAACTATGTTTATGAACGCATTGTTTGTAGACGGGGACAAAGAAGTGAATTCAGATTTGCAATTAATGTATGGGAATGCCCACTATTTTGATTTGTACAATTTAAAGTTGGTAGCTGGCCGTATGCCTCTTAATGACTCTATCCAGGAATACGTGGTAAATAAGTCGTATTTAAAGGTGTTGGGAATCAATAACCCGGCAGATGTAGTGGGGAAGCATATAAAATCAAATAATGAAAAACTACCAATTGTTGGGGTAATGGAAGATTTTAACCAACATTCTTTAAAATACGGAGTGTCGCCTATGGCATTTACAGGTGGTTCGTATACAGGAAAATGGACACAATTTAGAACCATTCATTTTAAAATGAATAGTACGGATACAAGTAGTTGGCCAAACACGATTTCAAGCGTAGAAAAAATATGGAAAGAGTTGTATCCAGAATCCGATTTTGAGTATAGTTTTATGGATGATACTGTAAAAAAGTTTTATGAAAGCGAGCAAAAAACAGCTATCCTTTTGCAATGGGCAACTGGCTTGGCCATTTTAATAAGTTGTTTGGGGTTACTAGGTTTAGTAATACATACAACTGAACGCAGAACAAAAGAAATAGGTATTCGTAAAATATTAGGTGCAAACGTATTTCAACTTAACTTTCTTTTGTCAAAAGATTTTTTAAAATTAGTACTTATTGCTTTTGTTATAGCCGCTCCAATAGCATGGTACGGACTCGAAACATGGTTGCAAGAATTTGCAAACAAAACTGAAATTAATTGGTGGATTTTTATTTTAAGCGGGGTTTCTATGGTAATTATTTCCCTCCTAATTATGACGATAAAAACAATAAATTCAGCAAATAGTAACCCTATAAAAAGCCTAAGAACAGAATAG
- a CDS encoding Mrp/NBP35 family ATP-binding protein: protein MKIDKKDVLKALEQITVPGEGQNMVDSGSVTNIQIFGDEVEVDITIKNPSLQARKKTEVEILKIIHREVYEKAKIKINIKVDAPAAKPKVNEIKGKAIPGISNIIAVASGKGGVGKSTVTANLAVTLANMGFKVGLLDADIYGPSMPIMFDVANEKPLAVNVEGKSKMKPVENYGVQLLSIGFFTQRDQAVIWRGPMASKALNQMIFDAHWGDLDFMLIDLPPGTGDIHLSIMQALPITGAVVVSTPQEVALADARKGVAMFQQESINVPVLGIIENMAYFTPEELPENKYYIFGKEGAKHLAEDLNVPFLGGIPLVQSIREAGDVGRPAALQSGTPVVEAFQEITKQVVSEVVGRNKALPPTEAIKITTMAGCSAVKNK, encoded by the coding sequence ATGAAGATAGATAAAAAGGACGTTTTAAAAGCCTTGGAGCAAATTACTGTTCCTGGTGAAGGTCAAAATATGGTTGATAGTGGTTCGGTTACCAATATTCAGATATTTGGTGATGAGGTAGAGGTAGATATTACCATTAAAAACCCAAGTTTACAGGCTCGTAAAAAGACCGAAGTAGAGATTTTAAAAATCATCCATAGGGAAGTTTACGAAAAAGCAAAAATTAAAATAAATATTAAAGTAGATGCTCCTGCAGCTAAGCCAAAAGTGAACGAAATAAAAGGAAAAGCAATTCCTGGTATTTCTAATATTATAGCAGTAGCTTCTGGAAAAGGAGGAGTGGGTAAATCTACCGTAACGGCTAACTTAGCAGTTACCTTAGCTAATATGGGTTTTAAGGTAGGACTTTTAGATGCAGATATTTATGGACCATCAATGCCTATAATGTTCGATGTTGCCAATGAGAAACCTTTAGCTGTAAATGTAGAAGGTAAATCTAAGATGAAACCTGTTGAAAATTATGGTGTACAATTGTTATCTATTGGTTTTTTTACCCAGCGTGATCAAGCAGTTATTTGGAGAGGACCAATGGCTTCCAAAGCATTAAATCAAATGATTTTTGATGCACATTGGGGCGATTTAGATTTTATGCTGATCGATTTGCCTCCAGGTACAGGAGACATTCACTTAAGTATTATGCAAGCTTTACCAATTACAGGGGCAGTTGTGGTAAGCACACCGCAAGAGGTGGCCCTTGCAGATGCTAGAAAAGGAGTTGCAATGTTTCAGCAAGAATCTATTAATGTGCCCGTATTGGGAATTATAGAGAATATGGCTTATTTTACTCCAGAAGAATTGCCAGAGAATAAATACTATATATTTGGGAAAGAGGGTGCCAAACATTTAGCAGAAGATTTGAATGTGCCCTTCTTAGGAGGAATTCCTTTAGTGCAAAGTATTCGTGAAGCGGGAGATGTTGGTAGGCCGGCTGCATTACAAAGTGGCACACCAGTAGTAGAAGCATTTCAAGAAATTACCAAACAAGTGGTAAGCGAAGTTGTGGGAAGAAATAAAGCACTTCCACCTACTGAAGCAATAAAAATTACAACAATGGCAGGATGTTCTGCCGTTAAGAATAAATAG
- a CDS encoding ABC transporter ATP-binding protein, translated as MLLQLRNIFKWVQQGGQRVFLLKDINLEVQEGEFISIMGPSGSGKSTLLNVIGMLDTFDEGEYDFLSESVHTLKEKYRSNLYKEYIGFVFQSYHLLDDLTVEENLEMPLLYKKVKGSERKALVADMLDRFNIVGKKDLFPTQLSGGQQQLVGVARALIGKPKLILADEPTGNLNSQQSEDIMQLFQKLNKEEGVTIIQVTHSEKNAEYGSRIINLLDGRKI; from the coding sequence ATGTTATTACAATTAAGAAATATTTTTAAATGGGTACAGCAAGGCGGTCAACGTGTTTTCTTGTTGAAGGATATTAATCTGGAAGTGCAAGAAGGCGAATTTATATCTATTATGGGTCCGTCTGGTTCTGGTAAATCTACATTGTTGAATGTTATTGGAATGTTAGATACGTTTGATGAAGGCGAGTATGATTTCTTAAGTGAATCGGTTCATACCTTAAAAGAGAAATATCGTTCCAATTTATATAAGGAATATATAGGTTTTGTTTTTCAATCGTATCATTTGTTAGATGATTTAACGGTAGAGGAAAACTTAGAAATGCCTTTGTTGTATAAGAAAGTAAAAGGTTCTGAACGAAAAGCTTTAGTTGCAGATATGTTGGATAGATTTAATATTGTAGGGAAAAAAGATTTGTTCCCGACACAATTAAGCGGCGGTCAGCAACAGTTGGTAGGTGTTGCCAGGGCATTAATCGGAAAGCCAAAATTAATTCTAGCAGATGAACCTACTGGAAATCTAAACTCACAGCAAAGTGAAGATATTATGCAGCTTTTTCAAAAATTAAATAAAGAAGAAGGTGTCACTATTATTCAAGTTACACACTCCGAAAAGAATGCGGAATATGGTTCACGAATCATCAACCTTTTAGACGGAAGAAAGATTTAG